The following proteins are encoded in a genomic region of Cellulomonas sp. ES6:
- a CDS encoding histidine phosphatase family protein, which translates to MTHPHRLVLLRHAKAEHSASLEDHLRPLALTGRRQASEVGTGMGAAGLVPDLVLVSSALRTRQTWDLVRAGLGVPADVARLSDELYAAGVRSLIGLLREVEEQAATVLVVGHEPTVSQTAAALAGPGSDDAATARVRVGVPTATYSVLEVDGAWADLVPDAARLVRVVSPA; encoded by the coding sequence GTGACCCACCCGCACCGCCTCGTCCTGCTCCGCCACGCCAAGGCGGAGCACTCCGCCTCCCTGGAGGACCACCTGCGCCCGCTGGCGCTCACCGGACGTCGCCAGGCGTCGGAGGTCGGCACCGGGATGGGGGCCGCCGGCCTGGTGCCCGACCTGGTGCTCGTCTCGTCCGCGCTGCGGACCCGGCAGACGTGGGACCTGGTGCGCGCGGGCCTGGGCGTGCCCGCCGACGTCGCGCGCCTGAGCGACGAGCTGTACGCGGCCGGGGTCCGGTCGCTCATCGGGCTGCTGCGCGAGGTCGAGGAGCAGGCGGCGACGGTGCTGGTCGTCGGCCACGAGCCGACGGTGTCGCAGACCGCCGCGGCGCTCGCGGGCCCCGGGTCGGACGACGCGGCGACGGCCCGCGTGCGGGTCGGCGTGCCGACCGCCACCTACAGCGTGCTGGAGGTGGACGGCGCCTGGGCCGACCTGGTCCCCGACGCGGCGCGGCTCGTGCGGGTGGTCAGCCCGGCCTGA
- a CDS encoding ABC-F family ATP-binding cassette domain-containing protein — MITAQGVELRVGARVLLSAATFRVAPGDRIGLVGRNGAGKTTLTKTLAGESQPTGGQVSRSGDVGYLPQDPRSGDLSTLALHRVLSARGLDQIVAAMRETEGAMASVDDATREAAMERYARLEARFLAAGGYAAESEAHRITSNLGLDDRVLAQEIGTLSGGQRRRVELARILFSGSETLLLDEPTNHLDADSIAWLRDYLKVYPGGFVVISHDVELLRATVNKVFHLDANRGELDQYNLGWDAYVLQRETDEKRRRRERANAEKKASALLAQADKMRAKATKAVAAQNMARRAERMLSGLDEVRVSDKVAKLRFPEPAPCGRTPLTASDLSKSYGSQEVFAGVDLAIDRGSRVVVLGLNGAGKTTLLRILAGLAQSDTGEVTPGHGLKLGYYAQEHETLDLDRTVVENLRSSAPDLTDTQVRSVLGSFLFSGDDADKPAKVLSGGEKTRLALAALVVSSANVLLLDEPTNNLDPASREEILAALRGYTGAVVLVSHDEGAVEALNPERVVLLPDGDEDLWNPSYLDLVTLA; from the coding sequence GTGATCACAGCCCAGGGCGTCGAGCTGCGCGTCGGTGCGCGCGTGCTGCTGTCGGCGGCGACGTTCCGCGTGGCGCCGGGCGACCGGATCGGCCTCGTCGGTCGCAACGGCGCCGGCAAGACCACGCTGACCAAGACGCTCGCCGGGGAGTCGCAGCCGACCGGCGGGCAGGTGTCCCGCAGCGGCGACGTCGGGTACCTGCCGCAGGACCCCCGCTCGGGCGACCTGTCGACGCTCGCCCTGCACCGGGTGCTGTCGGCGCGCGGTCTCGACCAGATCGTCGCCGCGATGCGGGAGACCGAGGGCGCGATGGCGTCCGTGGACGACGCCACGCGGGAGGCCGCGATGGAGCGGTACGCCCGGCTCGAGGCCCGCTTCCTGGCGGCCGGCGGGTACGCGGCGGAGTCCGAGGCGCACCGCATCACGTCGAACCTCGGGCTGGACGACCGGGTGCTCGCCCAGGAGATCGGCACGCTGTCCGGCGGTCAGCGCCGGCGCGTCGAGCTGGCCCGCATCCTCTTCTCGGGCTCCGAGACGCTCCTGCTCGACGAGCCGACGAACCACCTCGACGCCGACTCGATCGCCTGGCTGCGCGACTACCTCAAGGTGTACCCGGGCGGGTTCGTGGTCATCAGCCACGACGTCGAGCTGCTGCGCGCCACCGTGAACAAGGTGTTCCACCTGGACGCCAACCGGGGCGAGCTCGACCAGTACAACCTCGGCTGGGACGCCTACGTGCTGCAGCGCGAGACGGACGAGAAGCGCCGCCGGCGCGAGCGGGCGAACGCCGAGAAGAAGGCCTCCGCGCTGCTCGCCCAGGCCGACAAGATGCGCGCGAAGGCCACCAAGGCGGTCGCGGCGCAGAACATGGCGCGGCGTGCCGAGCGGATGCTGTCGGGGCTCGACGAGGTCCGGGTGTCGGACAAGGTCGCCAAACTGCGCTTCCCCGAGCCGGCGCCGTGCGGCCGCACGCCGCTCACCGCCTCCGACCTGTCGAAGTCGTACGGGTCGCAGGAGGTCTTCGCGGGCGTGGACCTGGCGATCGACCGCGGCTCCCGCGTCGTGGTGCTCGGCCTGAACGGAGCCGGCAAGACGACGCTGCTGCGCATCCTCGCGGGGCTGGCGCAGTCCGACACCGGCGAGGTCACCCCGGGGCACGGCCTCAAGCTCGGGTACTACGCCCAGGAGCACGAGACCCTCGACCTCGACCGCACCGTCGTGGAGAACCTCCGGTCGTCGGCCCCGGACCTCACCGACACGCAGGTCCGGTCCGTGCTCGGGTCGTTCCTGTTCTCCGGGGACGACGCCGACAAGCCCGCGAAGGTGCTGTCCGGCGGCGAGAAGACCCGCCTGGCGCTCGCGGCCCTGGTCGTGTCGAGCGCGAACGTGCTGCTGCTCGACGAGCCGACCAACAACCTCGACCCCGCCAGCCGTGAGGAGATCCTGGCGGCGCTGCGCGGCTACACGGGCGCGGTCGTGCTGGTCAGCCACGACGAGGGGGCCGTCGAGGCGCTCAACCCGGAGCGGGTCGTCCTGCTGCCCGACGGCGACGAGGACCTGTGGAACCCGTCGTACCTGGATCTGGTGACGCTGGCCTGA
- a CDS encoding ABC transporter ATP-binding protein has protein sequence MTDVLHLQDVTIRRGTTTILDRLSWTVREGERWVVLGRNGAGKTTVLQVASGRMHPTSGTADLLGSRLGRVDVFELRPRIGLASAALAERIPGGEVVRDVVLTAAYGMTGRWRESYEDVDEARAADLMAAFGVARFADRRYGTLSEGERKRVQIARALMSDPELLLLDEPAAGLDLGGREELVAALAELAADRRSPVLVLVTHHVEEIPPGFTHLLLLADGRVHAAGPVDEVLTAENLSDAFGTPLTVERSGERWTARGRA, from the coding sequence ATGACCGACGTGCTCCACCTCCAGGACGTGACCATCCGGCGCGGGACGACGACGATCCTCGACCGGCTCTCGTGGACGGTCCGGGAGGGCGAGCGCTGGGTGGTGCTCGGGCGCAACGGCGCGGGCAAGACCACCGTGCTCCAGGTCGCGTCCGGGCGGATGCACCCGACGTCCGGGACCGCGGACCTGCTCGGCTCGCGGCTCGGGCGGGTCGACGTGTTCGAGCTCCGGCCGCGCATCGGCCTGGCCAGTGCGGCGCTCGCGGAGCGGATCCCCGGCGGGGAGGTCGTGCGCGACGTCGTGCTGACCGCCGCCTACGGCATGACCGGCCGGTGGCGCGAGTCGTACGAGGACGTGGACGAGGCCCGGGCCGCCGACCTGATGGCGGCGTTCGGCGTGGCCCGGTTCGCGGACCGCCGGTACGGGACGCTCAGCGAGGGCGAGCGCAAGCGCGTCCAGATCGCCCGGGCGCTGATGAGCGACCCGGAGCTGCTGCTGCTCGACGAGCCGGCCGCGGGGCTGGACCTGGGCGGGCGCGAGGAGCTGGTGGCCGCGCTGGCCGAGCTGGCCGCCGACCGCCGCTCGCCGGTGCTGGTGCTGGTCACGCACCACGTCGAGGAGATCCCGCCGGGGTTCACGCACCTGCTGCTGCTCGCGGACGGCCGGGTGCACGCCGCCGGCCCGGTGGACGAGGTGCTGACCGCCGAGAACCTGTCGGACGCGTTCGGCACACCGCTGACGGTGGAGCGCTCCGGGGAGCGCTGGACGGCCCGCGGGCGGGCGTGA
- a CDS encoding SURF1 family protein: MTAAPTSPAPTSEGGRVRLRGNPAARRAVGLLVLAVVLAVACVFLGRWQWHRHVARDAAIRLVEQNYEAGPVPLAELLPEAGATLDPSDVWRQATVTGTYDADAAVLLRNRPVDGQPGFHVLVPLVQDDGTVLVVDRGWVAWDRDASGEVDVPQPPPGEVEVTVHLRPDEPASTREAPAGQVQAVNVAQVLAAGGVTAPSYAAYGGAVAEAPAAATTLGALPAPSTDPGSHLSYAFQWWTFAAGSLVAFTWLARRELLEGAAPGGSGGPAGPGGSAGPGGSAEPGAPAGPAEGPGAGPSSDGPADRVPGGPAAQPARARRRRPSDEETEDALIDSQLG; encoded by the coding sequence ATGACCGCGGCACCCACGAGCCCGGCGCCGACCTCCGAGGGCGGGCGGGTGCGGCTGCGCGGCAACCCCGCCGCGAGGCGCGCGGTCGGCCTGCTGGTGCTCGCGGTGGTGCTGGCCGTCGCGTGCGTGTTCCTCGGGCGGTGGCAGTGGCACCGGCACGTCGCGCGCGACGCGGCGATCCGGCTGGTCGAGCAGAACTACGAGGCCGGCCCGGTACCGCTCGCCGAGCTGCTCCCCGAGGCCGGTGCCACGCTCGACCCGTCCGACGTGTGGCGGCAGGCCACCGTCACCGGCACCTACGACGCCGACGCCGCCGTGCTGCTGCGGAACCGGCCGGTCGACGGGCAGCCCGGTTTCCACGTGCTCGTGCCGCTCGTGCAGGACGACGGCACCGTCCTGGTCGTCGACCGCGGCTGGGTCGCCTGGGACCGGGACGCGAGCGGTGAGGTCGACGTGCCGCAGCCGCCCCCGGGCGAGGTCGAGGTCACCGTGCACCTGCGGCCGGACGAGCCCGCGAGCACCCGCGAGGCGCCGGCGGGGCAGGTGCAGGCCGTGAACGTGGCGCAGGTGCTGGCCGCGGGCGGCGTCACGGCACCGTCCTACGCGGCGTACGGCGGCGCGGTCGCCGAGGCGCCCGCCGCGGCCACGACGCTCGGCGCGCTGCCCGCCCCCAGCACGGACCCGGGGTCGCACCTGTCGTACGCGTTCCAGTGGTGGACGTTCGCGGCGGGGTCGCTCGTCGCGTTCACGTGGCTCGCCCGGCGCGAGCTGCTGGAGGGCGCGGCACCGGGCGGGTCGGGCGGACCGGCCGGACCGGGCGGATCGGCCGGACCGGGCGGATCGGCGGAGCCGGGTGCGCCCGCCGGCCCGGCAGAGGGGCCCGGCGCGGGCCCCTCGTCGGACGGCCCCGCGGACCGCGTCCCCGGCGGCCCCGCCGCCCAGCCGGCGCGGGCACGCCGACGCCGGCCGTCCGACGAGGAGACCGAGGACGCGCTCATCGACTCCCAGCTGGGCTGA
- the serB gene encoding phosphoserine phosphatase SerB, translating into MTPTRLVVMDVDSTLITQEVVELLAAHAGSRDEVAAITERAMRGDLDFTASLRARVATLAGLPVSVFAEVLEEVVVTPGAVELLAELDRRGWPVGLVSGGFVEVVGPLATRLGIPRYRANALEVSGGALTGRVAGEVVDRAVKARTLREYAAETGVPLERTVAIGDGANDLDMLAAAGLGVAFNAKPVVCEQADAVVRGRLDAVLELPQLR; encoded by the coding sequence GTGACACCCACCCGCCTCGTCGTCATGGACGTCGACTCGACGCTCATCACCCAGGAGGTCGTCGAGCTGCTCGCGGCCCACGCCGGGTCGCGGGACGAGGTCGCCGCGATCACCGAGCGGGCGATGCGCGGCGACCTGGACTTCACCGCGTCCCTGCGGGCGCGCGTCGCGACCCTCGCAGGGCTGCCCGTCTCCGTGTTCGCCGAGGTGCTCGAGGAGGTCGTCGTCACGCCGGGCGCCGTCGAGCTCCTGGCCGAGCTCGACCGCCGCGGCTGGCCCGTCGGGTTGGTCTCCGGCGGGTTCGTGGAGGTCGTCGGCCCGCTCGCCACGCGCCTCGGGATCCCGCGGTACCGGGCGAACGCGCTGGAGGTCTCCGGCGGCGCGCTGACCGGCCGGGTCGCCGGCGAGGTCGTGGACCGGGCCGTGAAGGCTCGCACGCTCCGCGAGTACGCCGCCGAGACCGGGGTCCCGCTGGAGCGCACGGTCGCGATCGGCGACGGCGCGAACGACCTCGACATGCTGGCCGCCGCGGGGCTCGGCGTGGCGTTCAACGCCAAGCCCGTGGTCTGCGAGCAGGCCGACGCCGTGGTGCGCGGCCGGCTGGACGCCGTGCTGGAGCTGCCCCAGCTGCGCTGA
- a CDS encoding glucose-1-phosphate adenylyltransferase, with protein MAAPRILAIVLAGGEGKRLMPLTEARAKPAVPFGGIYRLVDFALSNLVNSRYLHIIVLTQYKSHSLDRHVSKTWRMSTLLGNYVSPVPAQQRVGKHWYLGSADAIYQCLNILDDERPDIVVVVGADHVYRMDFSQMVDQHIATGAEITVAGIRQPIGMADQFGVIETDPSDPTKIAAFREKPTDPVALPDSPGEILASMGNYVINTDALRRAVTEDAENPTSRHDMGGDLVPAFVERGTASVYDFIHNDVPGSTDRDRQYWRDVGTLDSYYEANQDLISIEPVFNLYNDAWPVYTGYTGLPPAKFVHAGAGRLGHAADSIVSPGVIVSGATVSGSVLSPGVYLHSWAQVTDSVLMDGVVVNRYAQVHRAILDKNVVVHERARVGIDREQDLARGFTVTESGITVVPKGAVVSL; from the coding sequence ATGGCAGCGCCGCGCATCCTGGCAATCGTCCTCGCAGGTGGAGAGGGCAAGCGGCTGATGCCGCTCACCGAGGCCCGCGCCAAGCCCGCCGTCCCGTTCGGCGGCATCTACCGGCTCGTCGACTTCGCGCTGTCGAACCTCGTGAACTCGCGGTACCTGCACATCATCGTGCTGACGCAGTACAAGTCCCACAGCCTCGACCGGCACGTGTCCAAGACGTGGCGGATGTCGACCCTCCTGGGCAACTACGTCTCCCCCGTGCCCGCGCAGCAGCGGGTCGGCAAGCACTGGTACCTCGGCAGCGCCGACGCGATCTACCAGTGCCTCAACATCCTCGACGACGAGCGGCCGGACATCGTCGTGGTCGTCGGCGCGGACCACGTGTACCGCATGGACTTCTCGCAGATGGTCGACCAGCACATCGCGACCGGCGCGGAGATCACGGTGGCCGGCATCCGGCAGCCGATCGGGATGGCCGACCAGTTCGGCGTCATCGAGACGGACCCGTCCGACCCCACGAAGATCGCCGCGTTCCGCGAGAAGCCGACCGACCCGGTCGCGCTGCCGGACTCCCCCGGCGAGATCCTCGCGTCGATGGGCAACTACGTCATCAACACCGACGCCCTGCGCCGCGCGGTCACCGAGGACGCCGAGAACCCCACCAGCCGGCACGACATGGGCGGCGACCTGGTGCCCGCGTTCGTCGAGCGCGGGACCGCGTCGGTGTACGACTTCATCCACAACGACGTGCCGGGCTCCACGGACCGCGACCGCCAGTACTGGCGGGACGTCGGGACGCTCGACTCGTACTACGAGGCCAACCAGGACCTCATCTCGATCGAGCCGGTGTTCAACCTCTACAACGACGCGTGGCCCGTGTACACCGGCTACACCGGCCTGCCGCCGGCGAAGTTCGTGCACGCCGGCGCGGGACGCCTCGGGCACGCCGCGGACTCGATCGTGTCGCCCGGCGTGATCGTCTCCGGCGCGACGGTGTCGGGGTCGGTCCTGTCGCCGGGCGTGTACCTGCACTCGTGGGCGCAGGTCACGGACTCGGTGCTCATGGACGGCGTCGTCGTCAACCGGTACGCGCAGGTGCACCGGGCGATCCTCGACAAGAACGTCGTCGTGCACGAGCGGGCACGGGTCGGCATCGACCGGGAGCAGGACCTGGCGCGCGGCTTCACGGTCACGGAGTCGGGGATCACCGTCGTGCCGAAGGGCGCGGTCGTCAGCCTCTGA
- the fabG gene encoding 3-oxoacyl-ACP reductase FabG, producing MSENSQTSRPEPRSVLVTGANRGIGRAIAERFVANGDKVATLVRSGGAPDGVLAVTGDVTDTASVDAAFAEVEAQHGPVEVLVANAGVTRDGLLMRMTDEDFEQVLDVNLTGVFRCVRRASKGMIRLRRGRIVMIGSVVGLYGNAGQVNYTATKAGLVGMARSVTRELGGRGITANVVAPGFIETQMTAELPQDRQDAYLSTIPAGRFGAVDEIAAAVEFLASPAAGYISGAVLPVDGGLGMGH from the coding sequence GTGTCCGAGAACTCCCAGACCTCCCGCCCGGAGCCGCGCAGCGTCCTGGTGACCGGCGCGAACCGCGGCATCGGCCGTGCGATCGCCGAGCGGTTCGTGGCGAACGGCGACAAGGTCGCCACCCTGGTCCGCAGCGGCGGGGCGCCCGACGGCGTGCTCGCCGTCACCGGTGACGTCACCGACACGGCGTCCGTCGACGCCGCGTTCGCCGAGGTCGAGGCGCAGCACGGGCCCGTCGAGGTGCTGGTCGCCAACGCCGGCGTCACGCGCGACGGCCTGCTGATGCGGATGACCGACGAGGACTTCGAGCAGGTGCTCGACGTCAACCTCACCGGCGTCTTCCGCTGCGTGCGCCGGGCGTCGAAGGGCATGATCCGCCTGCGCCGCGGCCGCATCGTCATGATCGGCTCGGTGGTCGGGCTGTACGGCAACGCGGGTCAGGTCAACTACACCGCCACGAAGGCCGGCCTCGTCGGCATGGCCCGCTCGGTGACGCGCGAGCTCGGCGGGCGCGGCATCACCGCCAACGTCGTCGCGCCCGGCTTCATCGAGACGCAGATGACCGCCGAGCTGCCCCAGGACCGCCAGGACGCGTACCTGTCGACGATCCCCGCCGGCCGGTTCGGCGCGGTCGACGAGATCGCCGCTGCCGTCGAGTTCCTCGCCTCGCCCGCCGCCGGGTACATCTCCGGCGCCGTGCTGCCGGTCGACGGCGGCCTCGGCATGGGCCACTGA
- the glgA gene encoding glycogen synthase, with the protein MRVDLLTREYPPHVYGGAGVHVAELAAVLRRSVDVRVHCFDGRRDEPGVTGYDVPSDLAGANPALATLGVDLSIVDGVGRGDGPATDLVHSHTWYANLAGHLASLLHGVPHVVSAHSLEPLRPWKAEQLGGGYALSSWAERTAFESAAAVIAVSAGMRADILRSYPAIDPERVRVVHNGIDLSGWRRPEGDEQWAAARRVAEANGIDPDRPAVVFVGRITRQKGLPYLLRAAESLPPEVQLVLCAGAPDTPEILVEVTELVGDLRAQRDGVVWIERMLPREELVAVLATGTVFACPSVYEPLGIVNLEAMAVGLPVVGTATGGIPEVVDEGATGWLVPIEQVQDGTGTPVDPDRFVADLGAALAGAVSDPVRAREWGAAARRRVEDHFSWDAVAERTLDVYRSVLA; encoded by the coding sequence GTGAGAGTCGACCTGCTGACCCGCGAGTACCCGCCCCACGTCTACGGCGGGGCCGGCGTGCACGTCGCCGAGCTCGCCGCGGTGCTGCGGCGCAGCGTCGACGTGCGGGTCCACTGCTTCGACGGCCGCCGCGACGAGCCGGGCGTGACCGGCTACGACGTGCCCTCCGACCTCGCCGGCGCCAACCCCGCCCTGGCGACGCTCGGGGTGGACCTGTCGATCGTCGACGGGGTGGGGCGCGGCGACGGGCCGGCGACCGACCTGGTGCACTCGCACACCTGGTACGCGAACCTCGCGGGCCACCTCGCCTCGCTGCTGCACGGCGTCCCGCACGTGGTGTCGGCGCACAGCCTGGAGCCGCTGCGGCCGTGGAAGGCCGAGCAGCTCGGCGGCGGCTACGCGCTGTCGTCGTGGGCGGAGCGGACGGCCTTCGAGTCGGCGGCGGCGGTGATCGCGGTGAGCGCCGGCATGCGGGCGGACATCCTGCGCAGCTACCCGGCGATCGACCCCGAGCGGGTGCGCGTCGTGCACAACGGCATCGACCTGTCCGGGTGGCGCCGGCCCGAGGGCGACGAGCAGTGGGCGGCCGCCCGGCGGGTCGCCGAGGCCAACGGCATCGACCCGGACCGGCCGGCCGTGGTGTTCGTCGGGCGGATCACCCGGCAGAAGGGCCTGCCGTACCTGCTGCGCGCGGCCGAGTCGCTGCCGCCGGAGGTGCAGCTCGTGCTGTGCGCGGGGGCGCCCGACACGCCCGAGATCCTCGTGGAGGTCACCGAGCTGGTCGGCGACCTGCGCGCGCAGCGGGACGGCGTGGTCTGGATCGAGCGCATGCTGCCGCGCGAGGAGCTCGTGGCCGTGCTCGCGACGGGCACCGTGTTCGCCTGCCCGTCGGTGTACGAGCCGCTCGGGATCGTGAACCTGGAGGCCATGGCCGTCGGGCTCCCCGTGGTGGGCACGGCGACCGGCGGCATCCCCGAGGTCGTCGACGAGGGGGCCACCGGCTGGCTGGTGCCGATCGAGCAGGTGCAGGACGGCACGGGCACCCCCGTCGACCCCGACCGGTTCGTCGCCGACCTGGGCGCGGCGCTCGCGGGGGCCGTGTCGGACCCGGTGCGCGCGCGGGAGTGGGGCGCCGCGGCACGCCGGCGCGTCGAGGACCACTTCTCGTGGGACGCCGTGGCGGAGCGCACGCTCGACGTCTACCGGTCCGTCCTGGCCTGA
- the fabI gene encoding enoyl-ACP reductase FabI codes for MGLLDGKKLLVTGVLTDGSIAFHVARLAQEEGAEVVLSSFGRQFRLTQAIARRLPKEAPVVQLDVTDAEDLAALADRVREHVDHLDGVVHSIGFAPQSVMGGNFLSGEWADVATALEVSAFSLKSLAVAAQPLLTEGGSIVGLTFDARFAWPVYDWMGVAKAAFEATSRYLARDLGPSGVRVNVVSAGPIRTTAAKSIPGFEAMEGGWDGRAPLGWDVTDPEPTARAVAALLSDWFPKTTGEMIHVDGGVHAMGQ; via the coding sequence ATGGGCCTCCTCGACGGCAAGAAGCTCCTCGTCACCGGCGTCCTCACCGACGGCTCGATCGCCTTCCACGTCGCGCGCCTCGCGCAGGAGGAGGGCGCCGAGGTCGTGCTGAGCTCGTTCGGCCGGCAGTTCCGCCTCACCCAGGCGATCGCCCGCCGCCTCCCGAAGGAGGCCCCCGTCGTGCAGCTCGACGTCACCGACGCCGAGGACCTGGCGGCGCTCGCGGACCGCGTGCGCGAGCACGTCGACCACCTGGACGGCGTCGTGCACTCCATCGGCTTCGCGCCGCAGTCGGTGATGGGCGGCAACTTCCTGTCCGGCGAGTGGGCCGACGTCGCCACCGCCCTGGAGGTCTCGGCGTTCTCCCTGAAGTCGCTGGCGGTGGCGGCGCAGCCGCTGCTGACGGAGGGCGGCTCGATCGTCGGCCTGACGTTCGACGCGCGGTTCGCGTGGCCGGTGTACGACTGGATGGGTGTCGCGAAGGCCGCCTTCGAGGCGACCTCGCGCTACCTGGCCCGCGACCTCGGGCCGTCCGGCGTGCGCGTCAACGTCGTGTCCGCGGGCCCGATCCGCACCACCGCCGCGAAGTCGATCCCCGGCTTCGAGGCGATGGAGGGTGGCTGGGACGGCCGCGCGCCGCTGGGGTGGGACGTCACCGACCCGGAGCCGACCGCCCGCGCGGTGGCCGCGCTGCTGTCCGACTGGTTCCCCAAGACCACCGGCGAGATGATCCACGTCGACGGCGGCGTGCACGCGATGGGCCAGTAG
- a CDS encoding DUF3099 domain-containing protein translates to MSRRTPDEAQSITSAPEPLGADQARRARRYLIQMGVRVACFVLAVLTWTHVPLWLSLVLIVGAVVLPYIAVLFANAGRERRDDAPAGYVPHLIDAAPPVRPVAPPPPGAPRGDQRRPDDDHHDGTPGGPR, encoded by the coding sequence GTGAGCAGGCGGACCCCCGACGAGGCGCAGAGCATCACCAGCGCCCCCGAGCCCCTGGGCGCCGACCAGGCGCGCCGGGCACGCCGCTACCTGATCCAGATGGGCGTCCGGGTGGCGTGCTTCGTGCTCGCGGTGCTCACCTGGACGCACGTCCCGCTCTGGCTGAGTCTCGTGCTGATCGTCGGCGCCGTCGTGCTGCCGTACATCGCGGTGCTGTTCGCCAACGCCGGGCGGGAGCGCCGCGACGACGCGCCCGCGGGCTACGTGCCCCACCTGATCGACGCCGCACCACCCGTGCGGCCGGTCGCTCCCCCGCCGCCGGGCGCGCCCCGCGGGGACCAGCGCAGGCCCGACGACGACCACCACGACGGCACCCCCGGAGGACCCCGATGA